One genomic window of Quercus robur chromosome 6, dhQueRobu3.1, whole genome shotgun sequence includes the following:
- the LOC126689085 gene encoding nuclear transcription factor Y subunit B-5-like translates to MDDNVGANDPYEDNNNIKEQERLLPIANVGRIMKQSLPSNAKISKEAKETMQECVSEFISFVTSEASEKCRKERRKTLNGDDVCWALEALGFDDYSGPIRRYLHRYRELEVERANQDRVRDNEREA, encoded by the coding sequence ATGGACGATAATGTTGGAGCTAATGATCCATATGAAGATAATAACAACATCAAAGAGCAAGAGCGGTTGCTTCCAATAGCCAACGTTGGCAGGATCATGAAGCAAAGTTTGCCATCAAATGCAAAAATCTCAAAGGAAGCCAAGGAAACTATGCAAGAATGTGTGTCTGAGTTCATTAGCTTTGTCACCAGTGAGGCATCTGAGAAGTGCAGAAAGGAAAGGCGGAAGACTCTGAATGGAGATGATGTTTGCTGGGCACTGGAAGCACTAGGTTTCGATGACTATTCCGGGCCAATAAGAAGGTATTTGCACAGATATAGAGAACTAGAAGTAGAAAGAGCTAACCAAGACAGGGTTAGAGACAATGAAAGAGAAGCATGA